In Bicyclus anynana chromosome 1, ilBicAnyn1.1, whole genome shotgun sequence, a single window of DNA contains:
- the LOC112046871 gene encoding trafficking protein particle complex subunit 8: MKTAQEFIQNSFSPIIATLCSAKVENVVGKNNLTLSELLQPFTTVDWEGHIREPGGGVCAVKNFDLVIRDVNWKPLPPTEARRQLNNAVLHNYDEKAVPVKIEGHTIDIPQATPWFDAWRETYLEVQFPSDHEFTKHFLACIIVATTLDDNIIDMYNDLNQQFVQLQNVAPPKLPKWFNNAVLKSYLLIHDVSTVPQERADKAFETLKVTFGASNCFMLSINSKSSADPKLPNDFWAKYLRRSRELSSESPSQVQMFDSQTTFTQVTTPDEKPTAATSTNPEGVHPLTTTESDVYDNANSLEPYSFSGSSESVNVAGKTLDTSEIHGAALNVNDIDAIKSFLLEYVSKVLVPHLEKQIAQLSEVVANKKGVSRSLLSATKRWFTTGKTGASTVNNTVIYSTDCAELQLRRLGDLWFLCGQWQRAFDAYHTAKREFYADSAWLCYAGALEMAALSAFMAGEANRKTFGYMEESIVTYLNTCRMIQYAVRATLLSVPCLISSGLYGEAAKQLIRMTSEDSDLRSAMLLEQAALCFLKGPSTKIMSRKYAFHMVLAGHRFSKAGQKKHAYRCYKQAYQVYYGSGWRLSTDHVQFALGRLAGALRLPHAAASWLAAPLAPNSPQPAAQQDAFLREFMLAHQQWVESSDEYKEQLPVLPVPLLSSEETAVLCVGPAPLSSPGRTPATSLSLPPQADTSADDPYWHKLEETLLQVAQGSVPMIFKPSIDLYTQKTDSQPIVPKGEPIQISITLYNPLKVSLLLKEIELLWQFTPDVEESETTNEEVLNNETMLATGQVIESNVIHGQKIKSFLLDGDCKKTLNFTVIPLKIGQLVIQGLAFRLINVGEDKQNENGVKVLGKLNLLGNTNFSDKLLQIKVIPQSPCLQMTLSETGADVISGEILTVDVEFRNVGPVPLSNLYVAVSHPECMSVVSADDAADDFKALYDDKYRPPPDFSDERTARAEARARAAARRVALVAAAGAAAGTARATLLLRPTARAPRLYLLAYYETGQGARAHRLLRHVFRFNPTETVEILATPRRGLGLSGDRVSENMNLTVEIKNICNEKQDNITIEVLEATLLSRQWKLTNLTTSVDSANSLISRERAHLILKSARFIEEIPEGQVEYSCLKIAKHQPECTDDINKPPYSKFVTDDAPSLFDFIDTENNKDIDGLIRSMFVLRWKAYNKKSGRTTVGQHCLWLQCFGKSLTHRQKVIDVPNVLPLDIDTRTDSKEKTENNNVVVFKLEHSNYIDHDFKVNRLCMIPVVINIVNCYGVPVKVFIDMSRRQNRDNYGELGWAGALSNGLDVDSKDLGVNVTLNKFETRCLQVRALCASPGTYLVGSAFSVNTLVGADTRATTRFPNSASLLVVKQTA, translated from the exons ATGAAAACCGCACAGGAGTTTATACAGAATTCTTTTTCTCCAATCATTGCAACATTATGCAGCGCAAAAGTTGAAAATGTTGTTGGCAAAAATAACTTAACCCTTTCAGAGTTATTACAACCGTTTACCACTGTGGATTGGGAAG GACATATTCGTGAACCAGGAGGAGGAGTATGTGCTGTAAAAAATTTTGATTTGGTAATAAGAGATGTAAATTGGAAACCTCTTCCACCAACTGAGGCAAGAAGACAACTCAACAATGCAGTGTTACACAATTACGATGAAAAAGCTGTGCCAGTTAAAATAG aagGACACACTATTGACATACCTCAAGCCACACCCTGGTTTGATGCTTGGCGAGAGACATACCTTGAAGTTCAGTTTCCTTCAGACCATGAATTCACTAAACATTTCCTGGCTTGTATTATTGTTGCAACTACATTGGATGATAACATAATTGATATGTATAATGACTTGAATCAACAGTTTGTGCAACTACAAAATGTAGCTCCACCTAAATTACCTAAATGGTTTAACAATGCTGTTTTGAAATCTTATCTTCTTATACATGATGTATCAACTGTTCCCCAGGAAAG aGCAGACAAGGCATTTGAAACTTTAAAAGTGACTTTTGGTGCTTCAAACTGTTTTATGTTATCAATAAATTCTAAATCTAGTGCTGATCCCAAACTACCAAATGATTTTTGGGCCAAATACTTGAGAAGATCCCGGGAATTATCT agTGAATCACCTTCTCAAGTCCAGATGTTTGACTCACAAACTACATTCACACAAGTAACTACTCCAG aTGAGAAACCTACAGCTGCAACATCTACAAATCCTGAAGGAGTACATCCTCTAACTACTACTGAATCAGATGTGTATGATAATGCTAACAGCTTGGAG cCATACTCGTTTTCTGGCAGTTCAGAAAGTGTTAATGTTGCTGGCAAAACTCTAGACACTTCGGAAATCCACGGAGCTGCATTAAATGTTAACGACATCGATGCAATAAAAAGTTTCTTGCTTGAGTATGTTTCAAAAGTTTTGGTGCCTCATTTAGAAAAACAAATCGCACAACTAAGTGAAGTT gTTGCAAATAAAAAAGGTGTGAGTAGATCTCTGCTATCAGCTACAAAGCGATGGTTCACTACTGGAAAAACTGGAGCTTCAACAGTTAACAATAcagttat ATACTCTACGGATTGTGCGGAACTACAGTTGCGGCGGCTAGGTGACCTGTGGTTTCTGTGCGGGCAATGGCAGCGCGCGTTCGACGCGTACCACACCGCCAAGCGGGAGTTCTACGCCGACAGCGCGTGGCTCTGCTACGCCGGCGCGCTGGAGATGGCTGCGCTCAGCGCTTTCATGGCCGGAGAGGCCAATAGAAAGACATTCGGCTACATGGAAGAGAGTATTGTCACTTACCTCAATACCTGTAG AATGATACAATATGCAGTGAGAGCCACTCTGCTGTCCGTCCCGTGTCTAATCAGCTCCGGGCTGTACGGAGAAGCGGCCAAGCAACTCATCCGCATGACCTCTGAAGACAGCGATTTGCGGAGTGCGATGCTTCTCGAGCAGGCGGCTTTATGCTTCTTAAAAGGGCCGAGCACTAAGATCATGTCGAGGAAGTACGCCTTCCACATGGTGCTCGCAGGGCACAGGTTCTCTAAAGCTGGGCAGAAGAAACACGCGTATAGATGCTACAAACAAGCTTACCAG GTGTACTACGGTAGCGGCTGGCGGCTGTCGACGGACCACGTGCAGTTCGCGCTGGGGCGGCTGGCGGGCGCGCTGCGGCTGCCGCACGCTGCCGCGTCGTGGCTGGCCGCGCCGCTCGCGCCCAACTCGCCGCAGCCCGCCGCGCAGCAGGACGCCTTCCTGCGGGAGTTCATGCTCGCACACCAG CAATGGGTAGAGTCATCGGATGAGTACAAGGAACAACTGCCGGTGTTGCCGGTGCCTCTACTGTCGAGCGAAGAGACGGCGGTGCTGTGCGTGGGGCCCGCACCGCTGTCGTCCCCGGGACGCACGCCCGCTACGTCTTTGTCTCTGCCGCCGCAAGCGGACACGAGCGCGGACGACCCCTATTGGCACAAACTGGAGGAGACCCTACTCCAGGTCGCACAGGGCAGTGTGCCGATGATATTTAAACCGAGTATAGATTTGTATACGCAAAAAACTGATAGCCAGCCGATAGTTCCGAAAGGag aaccTATACAAATTTCCATCACTTTATATAATCCATTAAAGGTTTCATTACTTCTAAAAGAAATAGAACTACTATGGCAGTTCACTCCCGACGTGGAGGAATCGGAAACAACTAATGAAGAAGTCTTAAATAACGAAACCATGTTAGCTACAGGCCAAGTTATTGAGAGCAATGTGATACATGGTCAGAAGATCAAGTCCTTTCTATTAGACGGAGATTGcaaaaaaacattgaattttACTGTGATACCTTTAAAGATTGGCCAACTAGTTATACAAGGGTTAGCCTTTAG ATTGATAAATGTTGGAGAAGATAAACAGAATGAAAACGGCGTGAAAGTTTTAGGGAAATTAAATTTACTAGGTAATACCAACTTTTCGGACAAACTTCTTCAAATAAAAGTTATCCCTCAATCGCCGTGCTTACAG ATGACACTGTCAGAAACTGGCGCCGATGTCATAAGTGGTGAAATACTGACCGTGGACGTGGAGTTCCGGAACGTGGGCCCCGTGCCTCTGAGCAACCTGTACGTGGCCGTGTCGCACCCGGAGTGCATGAGCGTGGTGAGCGCTGACGACGCTGCCGATGATTTCAAGGCCTTGTACGACGACAAGTACCGCCCACCGCCTGATTTTTCgg ACGAGCGCACAGCCCGAGCGGAGGCGCGCGCGCGGGCTGCGGCGCGGCGTGTGGCGCTGGTggcggcggcgggggcggcggcGGGCACGGCGCGCGCGACGCTGTTGCTGCGCCCTACGGCGCGCGCGCCGCGTCTCTACCTGCTGGCCTATTACGAGACCGGCCAGGGCGCGCGCGCGCACCGCCTGCTGAGACACGTCTTCCGCTTCAACCCCACT GAGACTGTTGAGATTTTGGCCACGCCGCGAAGAGGATTAGGACTTTCCGGCGATCGCGTCTCAGAAAATATGAATCTAACAGTTGAAATCAAAAACATATGCAATGAGAAACAGGACAACATAACTATCGAAGTGCTGGAAGCTACACTGCTAAGTAGGCAGTGGAAATTAACGAACCTTACAACCTCAGTTGACTCCGCAAACAGTTTGATATCTCGAGAGAGAGCTCACCTCATACTAAAAAGCGCGAGATTTATTGAAGAAATACCTGAAGGCCAGGTGGAATACTCCTGTCTCAAAATCGCCAAACATCAACCCGAATGTACGGACGACATCAACAAACCACCATATTCAAAGTTCGTTACAGACGACGCGCCTTCATTATTCGATTTTATAGATACAGAAAACAATAAAGATATAGATGGATTGATACGATCCATGTTTGTATTGAGATGGAAGGCGTATAACAAAAAGAGTGGACGCACAACTGTTGGACAACATTGTCTATGGTTGCAATGTTTTGGCAAATCGCTTACACATAGACAAAAAGTTATAGATGTACCCAATGTATTACCACTCGATATCGATACTCGTACAGACTCGAAggaaaaaactgaaaataataatgtggTCGTCTTCAAATTAGAACACTCCAATTATATAGACCACGATTTTAAAGTAAACAGATTGTGCATGATACCAGTGGTGATCAACATTGTCAACTGCTACGGAGTGCCTGTGAAGGTTTTTATAGACATGTCGAGACGACAAAATAG aGACAATTATGGGGAACTTGGCTGGGCTGGTGCTTTAAGCAATGGATTAGACGTAGACTCGAAGGATTTGGGCGTGAACGTTACTCTAAATAAGTTTGAAACCCGTTGCTTACAG GTGCGAGCATTGTGCGCGTCGCCGGGCACTTACTTGGTGGGGTCCGCGTTTTCCGTGAACACGCTGGTGGGCGCGGACACTCGCGCCACCACCCGCTTCCCCAACAGCGCCTCGCTTCTCGTCGTCAAACAAACTGCTTGA
- the LOC112046878 gene encoding casein kinase II subunit alpha — translation MAVPSRARVYADVNSQKPREYWDYESYVVDWGNQEDYQLVRKLGRGKYSEVFEAINITNNEKCVVKILKPVKKKKIKREIKILENLRGGTNIITLQAVVKDPVSRTPALIFEHVNNTEFKQLYQTLSDYDIRYYLYELLKALDYCHSMGIMHRDVKPHNVMIDHDNRKLRLIDWGLAEFYHPGQEYNVRVASRYFKGPELLVDYQMYDYSLDMWSLGCMLASMIFRKEPFFHGHDNYDQLVRIAKVLGTEELFEYLDKYHIELDPRFNDILGRHSRKRWERFVHSENQHLVSPEALDFLDRLLRYDHYERYTAREAMEHPYFYPIVKEQGRMVSSNSPSPNALQGPINAAE, via the exons ATGGCTGTACCTAGTAGAGCGCGGGTATATGCCGACGTTAACTCACAGAAACCGAGAGAATACTGGGATTATGAAAGCTATGTGGTGGACTGGGGCAATCAGGAGGACTACCAGCTAGTACGCAAGCTCGGCCGCGGAAAGTACAGTGAAGTATTTGAAGcaataaatatcacaaataacgAGAAATGTGTAGTTAAAATATTGAAG CCTgtaaaaaagaagaagataaaaagagaaataaaaatattagagaACTTAAGAGGAGGCACAAACATAATAACTTTACAAGCTGTTGTAAAAGATCCTGTCTCTCGTACTCCTGCTTTAATATTTGAACATGTGAACAACACTGAGTTTAAACAACTATATCAAACATTGTCAGATTATGATATAAG gtattatttgtatgaacTTTTGAAGGCTTTAGATTACTGCCACAGTATGGGTATCATGCACAGAGATGTAAAGCCTCACAATGTGATGATTGACCATGATAATAGAAAGTTACGCCTCATTGATTGGGGCTTAGCGGAGTTCTATCATCCAGGACAGGAGTATAATGTTCGTGTTGCTTCTAGATACTTTAAG GGTCCGGAGCTCTTGGTTGATTATCAAATGTATGATTACTCTTTGGATATGTGGTCACTAGGGTGTATGTTAGCATCCATGATCTTCCGTAAGGAGCCATTCTTCCATGGTCACGATAATTATGATCAACTCGTACGTATAGCCAAAGTGCTGGGCACTGAAGAGCTATTTGAATATTTGGATAAATATCATATAGAACTTGATCCTCGGTTTAATGATATCCTTGGcag GCATTCTCGTAAACGATGGGAACGATTTGTACATTCAGAAAATCAGCATTTGGTTTCTCCAGAAGCATTAGACTTCCTCGACCGCCTTCTGCGCTATGACCATTATGAGCGATACACAGCTCGAGAAGCAATGGAACATCCTTACTTCT ATCCAATTGTGAAGGAGCAAGGCAGAATGGTATCGTCCAATTCTCCTAGTCCTAATGCATTGCAAGGACCAATAAATGCAGCagagtaa